The following proteins are co-located in the Corynebacterium kalinowskii genome:
- a CDS encoding ABC transporter ATP-binding protein: MANVTFDKATRIYPGATKPSVDKFDLEVGDGEFLVLVGPSGCGKSTTLRMLAGLEDVNEGRVLIGDRDVTNVAPKDRDIAMVFQNYALYPHMSVRDNMGFALKLSGMSKEEINKRVEAVAVSLGLTEYLDRKPKALSGGQRQRVAMGRAIVRKPKVFLMDEPLSNLDAKLRVQTRTQIASLQRELGVTTLYVTHDQTEALTMGDRIAVLNHGVLQQVGTPRELYETPANEFVAGFIGSPAMNLGTFDVRGNFAVTGETKLPLSQSILNQLAERGEDKIIIGFRPEALELIDGPAEDSFAITITMVEELGSDAYIYGHLVGGGQLSSGSDSNPDDEEHDLVVIRTAPLTAPEKGTTIHARIKEGQRHMFSSKTGERLNP; the protein is encoded by the coding sequence ATGGCTAATGTCACTTTCGACAAAGCAACCCGCATCTACCCGGGCGCCACGAAGCCGTCCGTCGACAAGTTTGACCTGGAAGTTGGCGATGGCGAGTTCCTGGTTCTGGTCGGCCCTTCCGGCTGTGGAAAGTCCACCACGCTGCGTATGCTCGCGGGGCTCGAAGACGTCAACGAGGGTCGCGTCTTGATCGGCGACCGCGATGTCACCAACGTCGCTCCCAAGGATCGCGACATCGCAATGGTCTTCCAGAACTACGCCCTGTACCCGCACATGAGCGTGCGCGACAACATGGGCTTCGCCCTCAAGCTTTCGGGCATGTCCAAGGAAGAAATCAACAAGCGCGTCGAAGCCGTCGCGGTTTCTCTCGGCCTCACCGAATACCTCGACCGCAAACCAAAGGCCCTTTCCGGCGGTCAGCGCCAGCGTGTGGCCATGGGACGCGCCATCGTGCGCAAGCCAAAGGTATTCCTGATGGACGAGCCGCTGTCCAACCTCGACGCCAAGCTGCGCGTCCAAACCCGTACCCAGATCGCCTCACTACAGCGCGAACTCGGCGTGACCACCCTGTACGTCACCCACGACCAGACCGAAGCGCTCACCATGGGCGACCGCATTGCAGTTCTCAACCACGGTGTGCTGCAGCAGGTGGGTACCCCGCGCGAGCTCTACGAAACTCCAGCTAACGAATTCGTCGCTGGCTTCATCGGCTCGCCAGCCATGAACCTCGGCACCTTCGATGTCCGTGGCAACTTTGCGGTTACCGGCGAAACCAAGCTGCCACTTTCGCAGTCCATCCTGAACCAGCTTGCCGAACGAGGCGAGGACAAGATCATCATCGGCTTCCGCCCAGAAGCGCTCGAGCTTATCGACGGCCCTGCCGAGGATTCCTTTGCCATTACCATCACCATGGTGGAGGAGCTAGGCTCCGACGCCTACATCTACGGCCACCTAGTTGGCGGTGGCCAGCTCAGTTCTGGCTCGGATTCCAACCCGGATGATGAAGAGCACGATCTCGTGGTCATCCGCACCGCGCCACTGACGGCGCCGGAGAAGGGTACAACGATTCACGCCCGCATCAAGGAGGGACAGCGCCATATGTTCTCTTCGAAGACAGGGGAGCGCCTTAACCCGTAG
- a CDS encoding formate--tetrahydrofolate ligase — MNLTDADIARAHQLEPMEVIAERAGIDPQFVVGYGRDKAKIDVAALPEQPRKGKLVLVTAMSPTPAGEGKSTVLIGLADAVRATGARTIVAIREPSLGPVFGIKGGAAGGGYAQIVPMEDINLHFTGDLHAIAAANNSLAALIDAHIHHGNELSIDPRKVTWRRCLDVNDRNLRHIVTGLGGVAHGVPAESGFDITAASEIMAVLCLASDLTDLKERLARIVIGQTYAGTPVTVSDLKAQGALTALLRDALSPNLVQTLGGTPAIVHGGPFGNIAHGCNSLIATDTALRHADVVLTEAGFGSDLGAEKFFDIKSRAGDLDVSAVVMVATIRSLKFNGGAAKDELQQENLAALQAGLVNLARHCDNIQKFGPTPTIALNHFIHDTDAEVELVQRWAEDRGLRAVLTKVWAEGGAGAAELADVVLASVVDKRSAPLYDPAAGTLASLQTIAREIYGASDVELSPQAQKDLKIIQDNGWDTLPVCISKTQYSFSDDPRKLGAPSGHTVKVRSLVPRTGAGFVVAMTGDVMTLPGLSKRPAAQGIDVDAEGNITGLF, encoded by the coding sequence ATGAACCTCACCGATGCGGACATCGCTCGAGCGCACCAACTCGAGCCCATGGAGGTCATCGCCGAACGCGCTGGGATCGATCCCCAGTTCGTCGTCGGCTATGGCCGTGACAAGGCCAAGATTGATGTCGCAGCTCTTCCTGAACAACCACGTAAGGGCAAGCTTGTCCTCGTAACCGCGATGTCTCCGACCCCAGCGGGGGAGGGCAAGTCAACGGTGCTCATCGGCCTTGCCGACGCCGTACGCGCCACGGGCGCCCGCACGATCGTCGCCATCCGCGAACCGTCGCTCGGCCCCGTCTTCGGAATCAAAGGCGGCGCTGCCGGCGGCGGCTACGCACAGATCGTTCCAATGGAGGACATCAATCTCCACTTCACGGGCGATCTGCACGCCATCGCGGCCGCCAACAACTCGCTCGCCGCGCTCATCGACGCCCACATCCACCACGGCAACGAGCTGAGCATTGATCCACGCAAGGTCACTTGGCGCCGCTGCCTGGATGTCAATGATCGCAACCTGCGCCACATTGTTACCGGTCTTGGAGGCGTCGCCCACGGCGTTCCCGCCGAGTCTGGCTTCGACATCACTGCGGCTTCTGAGATCATGGCTGTGCTGTGCCTGGCGAGCGACCTCACCGATTTGAAGGAACGTCTCGCGCGCATCGTCATTGGACAAACCTATGCGGGCACGCCGGTGACCGTGTCCGACTTAAAGGCTCAGGGCGCATTGACGGCCCTGCTTCGCGATGCGCTCAGCCCCAACCTTGTTCAGACACTCGGAGGCACGCCAGCCATTGTCCACGGCGGTCCGTTCGGAAACATCGCTCACGGCTGCAACTCATTGATTGCCACCGATACCGCGCTGCGGCATGCGGACGTCGTCCTGACCGAGGCTGGCTTCGGCTCTGACCTCGGCGCAGAGAAGTTCTTCGACATCAAGTCTCGCGCTGGCGACCTCGATGTCTCGGCTGTCGTCATGGTAGCCACGATTCGTTCGCTGAAGTTCAATGGCGGAGCGGCAAAGGACGAGCTCCAGCAGGAAAACCTTGCGGCGCTTCAGGCTGGCCTGGTCAACCTCGCACGCCACTGCGATAACATCCAGAAGTTCGGGCCCACCCCGACGATCGCGCTCAATCACTTCATTCATGACACCGACGCCGAGGTCGAACTGGTCCAGCGCTGGGCCGAGGACCGTGGCCTGAGAGCCGTGTTGACTAAGGTCTGGGCAGAAGGTGGGGCAGGAGCGGCGGAGCTGGCAGACGTGGTGCTGGCTAGTGTCGTCGATAAGCGCAGCGCCCCGCTGTACGACCCAGCGGCAGGCACCCTGGCGTCCCTGCAGACGATCGCACGCGAGATCTACGGCGCTTCGGATGTCGAGCTCAGCCCGCAGGCGCAGAAGGATCTGAAGATTATTCAGGACAACGGCTGGGACACGTTGCCGGTGTGCATCTCCAAGACGCAGTACTCCTTCTCAGATGACCCACGCAAGCTCGGAGCGCCGAGCGGGCACACGGTTAAAGTCCGGTCGCTGGTTCCTCGCACTGGAGCTGGTTTCGTCGTGGCGATGACCGGCGATGTGATGACGCTTCCGGGGCTGTCTAAGCGGCCGGCAGCGCAGGGTATCGATGTGGACGCTGAGGGAAATATCACCGGATTGTTTTAG